Within Diabrotica virgifera virgifera chromosome 7, PGI_DIABVI_V3a, the genomic segment TAATGATCCATTGGTAGATTGAATTGTTagatttaaatgtttttgttaccttttattatattattagacattaatatttttaacttaaattgatttttataaattttatattgtacATATTGTTGAATTTATATTTCCCTCGAATTAAATAatctatattattttaatttcaaatttttatacatagttttatagattataaattatacctatttatattattatgtaaccGAAACAAGTGTGTAGACACTTATCGGTATATGTACTACtttattcaaatattttatttatatatgtatacaaagctgtattttttttttgaataaagttcattcattcattcattcattgtTTATTGGCGAACTGCATGGAAAGACcataaaggaaaaattagaaatacaTAATATAAAGGAGAAAATCGGAGAAGACCAGGCAGGAAAGACATGCTGAGATCACATTTACACGGtcgaacaactaatagaaaaaacaATGTCCAAAAATAGATCCCTACATCTGGATTTTGTAGAACTTAAGAAGGCCTGTGACCTGATACCTTAAACCAAGATAGGGAAAGCAATGGAAGTTCCACCAATATTAATAAAAGTAGTAAAAGCACTATCCAAGAATAACAAAATACCTGTCAAAACGGGCAATAGAATATGCAATCCATTTAAGACGAAAAATGGACTGCTACAGGGCTGTTGCATATCCCTTTCCTATTTTAAATATTCCGGAAAAAACCCTGAAACCATGGAGaagaaagtgcgaaggaatgggtataccaataacaaaacaataggctggaaatagacgaaggtaaacaaatcaaaggaacagacaagtacaagtatttaggtttcataatatcaaacaaaaaTAGAccaggacaaacaagagactgcatacgaaaattgaacctgGTAGGTTCCCCGAggatctttcagagatgaagtggacgaagcaatgtaaagaagaaatctacagaaaggggactggcaaaacagaaagaagtGGATAGAatggttgagtgaaggaatacagcgAAAACTGGGAATCTTTATTGTATGTAATAGATACAGCTCCCTAAACGAATCATGACCGGTGACAAACACTGTCGTTGGTCGTACGCCCACCTAAACTTTAGCTTTAGCAGAGAGGATTTCTCTCACCAACCATAGTTCGTTCCGAGAGCTGTACCTTATTAGACTTCACCTTTGTTCGATTTAATAGCGTTTCTTCTTTTAGACAAGCCGAATCTAACATCCACGACATAACCCAATTCGGTTGTATGCTGCGTGCAACTGCTTCCATAGAAACTCAATTAAAAGAACTTATTGAAAAGCTTATCGCAGCTGACGATGAAAACAAAAATTTAGTGACCAAAATAAAAGAATTGACAGTGCAGCTGAAGAACAAAACCGGGTCCATCACTCTACTCCAACTCGAAAATAACACCCTTAGCGATTCCTTAAAAAAAGGTTAgatatttttccatattttcttggtttgtttgtttgtttctttctttctttctacCCTTCCTTTTACTATTTCAATTTCCCTTCACCCAACTCTTCCATTCTTCTATTTTCTGCAATTATTTTCAATTCCTCGATTTTTGTTTAACTTTTCCCGCCTTTATTACTTGCAatatccatttttttcttggtctgcttctttttcttttacGATGTTCTTTGCTTCGTGGACTTTCTTGTACCTAATTCTGTTGGGTTGCAACCTCATCAGATTGCCCATGCTCAGTTCATTTGTCTCTTTGATATATTAGTCATTATTGGTTCTTTTCTTGGTTGGCCATCCTTCTAATAGTCTCGTTGGTTAATCTATCCCATTTGATAATTTTCCAGAATTGTCCAGCTTTCACTTTCTCGTGTAAATTCCCTTTTTCCCAGTGTTGGGGCTAACATATACtataacttgtttgatttctttgcGCCATTTGTTATTTTCCAGTCTATTTTTCCGTAGTTAGCCATTGTACTTCTCATAGGTATTAGTAAGTTGTGACTATTTCCAATTCTGAGTTTTcacattttatatttattttattatctttCTTGCCTTCTTTGCCGCTGATTATTATTATCTTACTTTTTCCTCGTTTATTTACAATTTAGTTCTTCTTTTTGTTCTACCCATATATCCATTAGTTTCTACATCTTATTCACGGAATCTGCTATTAGTATATATGTATTAGTTTTAAGGACTCTAttgttctcttcttcttcttaaagtgcctatccgttcccgatgttggcgatcatcatggctatcttgactttgtttaccgcagcgcggaacagttcagtggtagtcgtgttatacttACGTAAATTTTGAaaccaggaaatgcgtcttcttcccggtccccttttaccatttaccttcccttggagaatcagtaaCTCTATTGTTACCGGCTGTAATCTatggtatcctattattgtctGTAATTGGTTGGGTCTTACTTTGGTATTTCTTATTAAttactttacttacttactttccgtgtccggaacaccaacaactttaaattctgtatttccaatggttggccacatagatggccctgtcatttgctataattaagtcttcttctgtgcaggtctctctcatctctgtgcatgatagtagatgccggctggtctgaaccgcgccacagtcgcaggtatcgtcctcctggtatccccattttttcaggttactagcacaacgtgaaacgccggttcttagtctgtttagcgctttccaagtcggatacggtaaattgtgtccagcagccattttctccgagggaggaaaatgtgtcgcggtagctgacgcttgccataggtgtattcggcgcgtctctggcgcttcggggatggatcttgatgttttcaggaagcttttccgagatcttagtctgcttggctgagtttggtggtcatataaggggtgtcttcggtccgtctcctgctttttccgttctacctctgacgtgaccttcctcctgataggtggtggggcaattccagcaatggggtatacctcttcgataggtgtcggtttcaggcaacccgatattatacggaccgtttcatttagagccacgtcgacgttctttgcgtgagcagagtttgcccatactggtgctccaaactccgcggccgaaaaacataatgccaaggcagaagtgcggagagtgtgtggttgtgctccccattttgtattagctTGCgaatgatattatttctggcacttactttcttcttgacatcttgacagtggtatcggtaagacagagttctatccagacggacgccaaggtattttggcgtcttgctgtgttccagcatctgaccacgccattccacctccagcgaccttcgggcatgcttgtttctcaggtggaaagcacatacctgggtttttgtgggattgggtttcagatggtttttatcatagtatagagctaagtctcccagggcatctgtcagtttcacttcgacttcattgaaggttcttccctgagctgccaccgctgtatcatcagcctaaataaattgccttgtttgttggtgtatgggttggtcgttggtgtatatgttgtatagaatcggcgcgaggacacttccctgtggtaacccatttttttggtccctccaccgactgttcttggactggagcgttacgtagaagcgtctattctggaggagacatttcactaaccttgttagtcggaaatcctttgtagtttcgtagagttttgcgagtagccgttgatggttaactgtatcatgggcggcagttaggtctatgaacgctactcctgttatttccttccgttcaaaacgatcttcaatatgttgggtgagattaagaatttgactgcagcagcactttccgggcctgaatcctgcttgttctggaataattttagtctccacatattctgcgatccggttcagtatcattcttttaaaggccttgaaaaggtggcacaagagagatacaggtctaaaactctttgtatccgccggatccttccctggttttaagagggctaccactctagcttttctccagattttggggatttgtaatgtacggatgcagcaattcatcatttttacgagccactctacggtttttagtccaaagttctttatttgctctgttcgtatgtcgtccaggccagccgctttattatctttcatttgatggatcgcgcctctcatctcctctagacaaaaagaggtacctagaacatctctttcttcgtcgatattccgttgagctctcaccttgttctttcttgatgtcgtcttaccgttcattagaagatgatgggctatctgatcgggtgtgacttctgtcatgttgactgccggagcagcggaatcgttgccaagattccgaatcagcttccaggcacgtctgctgttttgtttcatgtccagactcgtgaccagcttgcaccacctttccgttctgttcaggagcgtcatttgaaattttgtttgggggggcaagcactatatatacaatacattatatatgatgttatgatgaatattgatgtattttttgtaaatttcagtcattttttagggccagggggggcaaatgcccccccccctggacgcccaaatgacgcccctggttctgttggcggatatcgcgtgtaacatttcctccccagcctgtattgtcgcttccgagaaagggtcttcttcatatagctgttcgtatcttttaagtaggggtttagattcttcattgagccccgctatgtactcagttcgacaacctctagggataaatttccgtgatacttgctttacgatttctacaaatttatcgtatgaatcagggcaaggttctagctgggaaacttcttgatccaatgtttcagagaatttttcccattttgctttagtaaagttgaaccttctcttgaaaggaacaatttcgtatctgattgccgcgttggaaagacaaattattggtctgtgctgtgtctttgggagggcgcttccaacgatttttgtcacctggtctccaattctgtcgctgacaaatatattgtctgggttgtaacctctgcgccatcttccgctgttgaacgacgcaggctgctttggatcgtgaataagttttaggttcatgcgttcagcccatttttctagttcttcgccattggaatctgtttcgttgtaaccccacgcgacactgtgacagttgaagtcacccagtacgaatttgatttgctgtgattgaaagttattcggttcctcaaaagcaaagtcagcgtttggtggtttgtagattgacgttactgtacaggagtctatctccactgtgaggatctcgatgtcattttgatctgttagagatgtggatgctacgtcgatatctggtctgacgaagactgcgctaccatattggtcgtgtggtctctccagtatgagcttcataccccgaatccttggtctgcggcttgcagtacctctatgggtttcttATTAATTCGTTCATTACTATTATGATTAGCAAAAGGCTAAGACTATCTCCTTGTTTATTACCTCTCTTTCAATTAAATTCTTCCGATTTTTCCCGTTATTTGTACTTTTCATTTTACCTCTTTGTAAGTACTTTCTATAATCTTTATCAACGTATTTGGTTCATTTATTTTCCTCAAGCATTTCCCTATATGTCTTCTACCATGTCAAATGCTTGTCTTAGGTCTATTAATGCTAATACTAGTTCCCCCCATGTCGTGTGTCGTGTCAATATGCTTCTTGCCATTAGGTTCCTAATGATATTTATGTTGTTATTTGTCTGTCTTCCTGGTCTAAATGTCGCTTGGTCTTCTCCCAATTTCATTTCTACTTCTTGTCTTAGTCTCTTCtctattattttcttatttattttaaaacatacccATGACAGACATATACCTCTATAGTTATCGGAGTTTACATGTTCGCCTTCAGGGCCATAATTACCATTGGGGCAagcggggcagtgccccggggcccccgacCAAGGGAGGCCCCgtttggttggccgtgcatagattttaacgaggaaaaaaaatatgtattttaaaagacgatcccaacgaaatattttcaaatgacacaattttaaaaagaccttttAAAAAGACGGCaacagttttaatttttcactagggaaattagtctttttgactaaaatgcaattgaaaCAGAACagggcccctgaggcctgagctaTGTTGGGCCTCCCGAGActttaacataaaaatttaaattattacttaggaaattagttatttcggcgtaataaaacctaaatgCCATCGGAAGAGGGGGTCCGGGCTAAGCtgggcccccgagacctttcgtaaacatTTAAATTGTGACTGAAGAAATTAGTTTTGGCTAAATAAAAACTAAAACGTAACCGGAATAGGGGCCCTAGGTTCCAGCTACTTTCtcttaaccaatttaccccagaccacatcttggtacgtgaaaggaaccacatattgaaaagaaaggtatAGATAAGATAGAACgagcacattaggatcagtccTACCAGTACTGACCAGCTTTACTGAGTGTGTTTGGCTTACACTGCAGTAGCTTAATTCACCTTAAggtgcatttaaatcaaagcgaacacgaaccaAGGAatgaattcgtaggtgttcgcttggttattcgttcggtacaaagtaagaccatttacttacattgtagcgaacgaacgcattcgttgataATCCTCCAAGATGAAGATGTATTTATTAGCGCcgctaattttatagttattgcaggacatgcaaaaaaaagaaaaaagagagTGTGGTATTCACACAGGTGGAAAAGTGcgctttcaaggggttaaatatcaaacatttttccggaccccccTTGCGCTGGGGGTAAATTCCCCAGACTTCCCGGTAGGCGCCCCCAGATCacatttgccccggggcccccaacatcgtccTGTTTGGCTTGTTTGTATTTtccttattttatattaataaataatgaataggtaatgataaaCGTACAcattatatgtttttttttagttagagTAAAAGTTATTACACTGGAAAATAAAATATCTGATTttgaaaaagaaaaacataaagaTGAAGAAAAAATAACCAACCTAAATAACATTAACAAAGAACTCAACTCGAATGTACTTATATTTAAAGAAAACAATGATCGGTTAAAATGTGACAAAAAGGCCCTGAGAGAAAATGtagaaaaaataagaattttgttGAAAGACCTGCAAGAAATTTCAAAACTTAAAGAAAAACTGTTAACAATTGAATCAGAGCTTCACTCGTTCCAAGATATGTTCAAAGATTTAAACAATGCTGTAGAAGCATTAAATACACGACTAAAAAAGATTTCCAAGAATCACATTGGAATGGAAAGTAGTCTGAAAATGTTAAGTTGCCAAATCGGTAAAGACACTGATAATATAACAAAGAACTTTCAACATTTTCAGGTAATGTAAACATTACTTTAGAGGACCACACATATTATGGAATATGTAATGTAACTCAAAcgcaataaaatttacatgaatagactCGTCTTgaaattacaatcatttcatattATTGCGCCAACTCAGAAGTTTGAttaataacggcgtaaattgtatttaaaatcacattttttaagGCAATAAAACTGTCATATTCATAAATACTATTAGTCTAGTCGCTATTAAAAACAGCTTAACCCAGCGTGAACCAAGCCGATTAGAAAAACTACGTACTTTGGTACAACTGACCAAATTATACTTACTTGGCTATCTATAAGATAAGAGTAGCTCTGCCTCAACACCTGTAGAAAGATTTATTAACGCCTATTCACAAAATCTCTTTTCTCACTGTAATTCGcacgtaccgggtgtcccaataagaatggctcttgACCATATCTCAGGATAagcgtttatagtacagctttgagaaaaaagaatgtgtgtgtactttgtacgcacgtaagaagttatacttctattatatgatttaaacgaaatataatatactttttatttatattttgtttaaatattaaactaatttatacttactacttctcaaaacatttttattagaacagtgccaaaaattaaaataataaaagaataaaacacacacaaacacattaaacaagccacaaatgatgtctgaacattaattgtcgaacatttttttaactaaatacgtattttctgaaaatacaattatataataaatatactttacaatcataaaatgtattaaaaaaaaacaaaaaagaaagtttctattgggactcgaaccagcgctaataagcgcggttggtattggaattcattcgccttcaacgcttagccacggacactatgtgtcattatttacgaagatcgactaactaaacggattaaacttgtgatattttgatattttgaaaattgatcaaattattttaattttgaattgaaatgatttagaattgaaaaaatacaacaaaacatagagtaagaaaacaatatattaggtgaatattgatagaaattttgatggtaatcaaattatataaataaaagtattacatactatgtattttggcagctcaaataggtaggtttatacccatgatacattaacaattattacttacctgttgcttttaaaaactatttaaaagtcactacaatattataaacttttttgtttctgtcctcacaacaataaaactaatatattatacatttgtttacctttacctttacctccaaaccacagctgtcctacagctgccatatcggataatttttgacatgtcatttgaacatccaatcagaacaaagttataatgcggatgcgccgggctgataggttttaacatataaaaattcaccctctatcgccggtaaagaagtataacttcaaaaaatatttataacaaaagttgcctctggaaaagcctggaaattattttcataattgtaggtccactgctagagggcgtaattgaatatcaaaaattaaaaaatcagaattttacaaaaatttatctAATAAAAGGGCACttgaaatccaatcatcgtattcttcataaaattctacgcatatttgatttcacaattTTAAGTCAACCTTTGCAAATAAAAGATGggagtgagtgggaaccttcgatcttatgaaaaaatggttgTAAGTCCTGTTCTGCCAAATAGAATTTTGCAtgcttggtcttgttgaaaacagctctttttcgtcaatgtaagtgtcttattttcgaaatagcctaataagaaATActtatgcaagctaggaggcgttatttaattgttttcagaaatctagttttctttggaaaatattaaatacaagtatgcatttttaatccagtattacaaaattagaccaaattagcaacacaataccgaaaaccgcatgtcgataccgtttttctatctcgagatatcttaaaaaatgtgtaaattttaaacataactgttactgtcaccggtaaacgaggttaagaaaaagtagtgtgctatggaaaaaacaaataaacattttccagatataAACGtactatataattatttaaaacaacagtaagacaaacaacactataaaatataacagcaGAGGTTGTATGAAATAAAAGCAACTATTTACTTAGTCTtggtgactgcctaaatgttcaaattgttgcctatcattttcgatgcaagcatttactctttcaagagtagattgaatagcaacagatttaactgttttagacatttatttatggggacggattaaagaccttgtttttgccgctaggcccactactcgagaaaacatgatctagaatctagagctagagaatacgaaacgccattcaaagcattgcgaaagcagaaattgagactgctgttcaatctactcttgaaagagtaaatgcttgcatcgaaaatgatgggcaacaatttgaacatttaggtcgtcactaagtaagtagttgtttttatttctttgttatattttatagatctctttgtcttattgttgttttaattaattatatacgtttacataaTGTAAAATGTGTCTTtatttttccatagcacactacttttccttcactttgtttaccggtgacattaatatagttgtttaaaatttacacgtttcttaagatatctcgagatagaaaaaaggtatcgacaagcagttttcggtattatgttggtaatttggtctaattttgttatataggattaaaaatgcatacttgtatttaatattttcaagaGAAAACTAGAttttcgaaaataattaaataacgcctactagctggcatattacttattaggctatttcgaaaataagactcttacattgacgaaaaagagctgttttcaacaagaccaattATGCAAAATtagatttagcagaaccggacttacagtcattttttcataagaaggttcccactcacccccacctcttatttgcaaaggtagacttgtgaaatcaaatatgcgcagaattttatgaagaatacgatgattggatttccagtgccctttcattaggtaaattttgtaaaattttgttttttaatttttgatattcaattacggcctctagcggtggacctacaattatgaaaataatttccaggcttttcccgaggcaacttttgttataaatatttttttctcaaagctgtactataacacggttcctgagatatggccgagagccattcttatttaGACACCCGGTACATACCTACCCATTTAATTTTAGATTCATCAATTTACACCGTTATcgatcaaaattcagagttggagAAATATTTTCCATAAAATATGTGCGGTGTCCTCTTAATACTATTCTGAAGCAATTTTCTTGAGGCATATTTCTTCATTAGTATCGTTATTAGGAAAAACTTCGAGCGAAATGGGCAGAATTTGATGTTAAGCTCGCAAACCAATCAAATCCCACTCCAAAAGTCCAAATCAAAGGTAATCCTATCGAAGATTTTACGAAGCAAATTGAAGAAAACAacgagaaaataaaaatgttgcaaaacgaaaacaccaAACTTGAAACAATTGTAAACAAATATAAAACacttagaaaataaaaaacgtaaaacatgtatttaaaataaaatgtatagtttttatcgaaataaatattgttaGGTATAAGAATATTTCTTATTTATTGATTTCCActtttttatctaaaaaatattgtatctgaaaattcttcttcttgatgtgcctatccttGACGAATGTaagcgatcatcatggcaatctttaccTTATCTGCAACAACCCGGAAAAACTGCATAGATGTTGTATTGGACCAGATTCTATGAGATTCTAGGATATTCTTCTTCCTGGACcacgctttccaaatatttttcgcATATCTTGATTTATTTCGCATAACGTGTCCGAAGTATCCTAACttttgagatttgatggtggtataaGTATCTTTGGGTGTCGTTGAGTTTCTTTGTTTTATTGTCCATTAATTTGAATAGTTCTGCTTGAATATTATCGGATCGGGGCCTCCTATTTTGCCATCTTTTAGCTATGTTATTGCACATTAAACTTCCTgttgtaatattcttggtccatcatttacctcttctgCTATCTCAAAGGTATTATCCCTTTGGTCTTCAAATATTTTCTCTATTAATATCTGTGAACATCaacatatatttttgaatttaatataacTAGTAGATATACAACCGCCATTACACAAACGTGTATTAGTAGATGCCTGTATAACaaaaaaagcatttgacaatCTGTCACTGTCAACATACTGTCAATTTTGAACTTTGTAACAACAGGAACAGATAAAAATCggcaattttattattttatatcctaCGGCTGTGATATAAAT encodes:
- the LOC114325233 gene encoding repetitive organellar protein-like → MNNIINKTLLMSLKQDVQSINQSLKNISIEENDIKSWLFPTKHYTFVDDFIKGNNILELNDVKLVLELVIDRLYIGLRLLSCTIGKTIQDKNLEISEFLLTQSRPMTVGYCFENFRKVITTLLDQMNTNLNAQGDQLRGQNGKDTAITNCKTQTDIISKATCDSCSSAIMSMKFLLDMFNITKGDIYQIRQAESNIHDITQFGCMLRATASIETQLKELIEKLIAADDENKNLVTKIKELTVQLKNKTGSITLLQLENNTLSDSLKKVRVKVITLENKISDFEKEKHKDEEKITNLNNINKELNSNVLIFKENNDRLKCDKKALRENVEKIRILLKDLQEISKLKEKLLTIESELHSFQDMFKDLNNAVEALNTRLKKISKNHIGMESSLKMLSCQIGKDTDNITKNFQHFQEKLRAKWAEFDVKLANQSNPTPKVQIKGNPIEDFTKQIEENNEKIKMLQNENTKLETIVNKYKTLRK